In one Drosophila pseudoobscura strain MV-25-SWS-2005 chromosome X, UCI_Dpse_MV25, whole genome shotgun sequence genomic region, the following are encoded:
- the verm gene encoding uncharacterized protein verm isoform X2: MARIHWAFFVSIMCLCMAADSFTPFQTGKSQQEKLEGVDVEEVCADRPADEYFRLEADGDCREVYRCTKSGLKEIQCPSGLAFDVIKQTCDWKAKVTNCDEKEKPRKAKPILKTDEPICPEGKLSCGDGECLDKELFCNGKPDCKDESDENACSVDEDPNRAPECDPTQCALPDCFCSADGTRIPGGIEPQQVPQMITITFNGAVNVDNIDLYDDLFNGQRQNPNGCSIKGTFFVSHKYTNYSAVQDLHRRGHEISVFSLTHKDDPNYWSGGSYDDWLAEMAGSRLIVERFANITDGSIIGMRAPYLRVGGNKQFEMMADQFFVYDASITASLGRVPIWPYTLYFRMPHKCNGNAHNCPSRSHPVWEMVMNELDRRDDPTFDESLPGCHMVDSCSNVASGEQFARLLRHNFNRHYNSNRAPLGLHFHASWLKSKKEYRDELVKFIEEMLGRNDVFFVTNLQVIQWMQNPTELNSLRDFQEWKEKCDVKGQPYCSLPNACPLTTRELPGETLRLFTCMECPNNYPWILDPTGDGFSV, from the exons ATGGCGCGTATCCACTGGGCATTCTTTGTGTCCATCATGTGCCTGTGCATGGCAGCTG ACTCATTTACTCCATTTCAAACAGGAAAATCCCAGCAGGAGAAGCTGGAGGGCGTTGACGTCGAGGAGGTCTGTGCGGATCGTCCCGCCGACGAGTACTTCCGCCTGGAGGCCGATGGCGACTGCCGCGAGGTGTACAG ATGTACTAAATCGGGTTTGAAAGAAATTCAGTGTCCCTCCGGTTTGGCCTTTGATGTGATCAAACAGACCTGCGACTGGAAGGCCAAGGTGACCAATTGCGATGAGAAAGAGA AGCCCCGCAAGGCCAAGCCCATCCTGAAGACGGATGAGCCCATCTGTCCAGAGGGTAAGCTGTCCTGCGGCGATGGCGAGTGCCTCGACAAGGAGCTCTTCTGCAACGGCAAGCCCGATTGCAAGGACGAGTCCGATGAGAACGCCTGCT CTGTCGATGAGGATCCCAACCGTGCCCCCGAGTGCGATCCCACCCAGTGCGCCCTGCCCGATTGCTTCTGCTCGGCGGACGGAACCCGCATTCCCGGCGGAATCGAGCCCCAGCAGGTGCCCCAGATGATCACGATCACCTTCAACGGTGCCGTGAACGTGGACAACATCGATCTGTACGATGATCTCTTCAATGGCCAGCGCCAGAACCCCAACGGCTGCTCCATCAAGGGCACCTTCTTCGTCTCGCACAAGTACACCAACTACTCGGCCGTGCAGGATCTGCACCGTCGTGGCCACGAGATCTCCGTGTTCTCGCTGACGCACAAGGACGACCCCAACTACTGGTCCGGCGGTAGCTACGACGATTGGCTGGCCGAGATGGCCGGATCCCGATTGATTGTCGAGCGTTTTGCCAACATCACCGACGGCTCGATCATCGGCATGCGTGCCCCCTACCTCCGTGTGGGCGGCAACAAGCAGTTCGAGATGATGGCGGATCAGTTCTTCGTGTACGACGCCTCGATCACCGCCTCCCTGGGCCGCGTGCCCATCTGGCCCTACACCCTGTACTTCCGCATGCCCCACAAGTGCAACGGCAACGCCCACAACTGCCCCTCCCGTAGCCATCCCGTGTGGGAGATGGTGATGAACGAGCTGGATCGTCGCGACGACCCCACCTTCGATGAGTCCCTGCCCGGTTGCCACATGGTCGACTCCTGCTCGAACGTCGCCTCTGGCGAGCAGTTTGCGCGCCTCCTGCGCCACAACTTCAACCGCCACTACAACAGCAACCGTGCCCCTCTGGGTCTGCACTTCCACGCCTCGTGGCTGAAGTCCAAGAAGGAGTACCGCGACGAGCTGGTCAAGTTCATCGAGGAGATGCTGGGCCGCAACGATGTGTTCTTCGTGACCAACCTGCAGGTGATCCAGTGGATGCAGAACCCCACCGAGCTGAACTCGCTGCGCGACTTCCAGGAGTGGAAGGAGAAGTGCGATGTCAAGGGCCAGCCCTACTGCTCGCTGCCCAACGCCTGCCCCCTGACCACTCGGGAGCTGCCCGGCGAGACCCTGCGCCTGTTCACGTGCATGGAGTGCCCCAACAACTATCCCTGGATCCTCGATCCCACTGGCGACGGCTTCTCCGTCTAA
- the verm gene encoding uncharacterized protein verm isoform X3 yields the protein MARIHWAFFVSIMCLCMAAGKSQQEKLEGVDVEEVCADRPADEYFRLEADGDCREVYRCDSAGEDGSNRLAPIKCAGGLAFDVLRQLCDWKSNVKNCDVQEKPRKAKPILKTDEPICPEGKLSCGDGECLDKELFCNGKPDCKDESDENACSVDEDPNRAPECDPTQCALPDCFCSADGTRIPGGIEPQQVPQMITITFNGAVNVDNIDLYDDLFNGQRQNPNGCSIKGTFFVSHKYTNYSAVQDLHRRGHEISVFSLTHKDDPNYWSGGSYDDWLAEMAGSRLIVERFANITDGSIIGMRAPYLRVGGNKQFEMMADQFFVYDASITASLGRVPIWPYTLYFRMPHKCNGNAHNCPSRSHPVWEMVMNELDRRDDPTFDESLPGCHMVDSCSNVASGEQFARLLRHNFNRHYNSNRAPLGLHFHASWLKSKKEYRDELVKFIEEMLGRNDVFFVTNLQVIQWMQNPTELNSLRDFQEWKEKCDVKGQPYCSLPNACPLTTRELPGETLRLFTCMECPNNYPWILDPTGDGFSV from the exons ATGGCGCGTATCCACTGGGCATTCTTTGTGTCCATCATGTGCCTGTGCATGGCAGCTG GAAAATCCCAGCAGGAGAAGCTGGAGGGCGTTGACGTCGAGGAGGTCTGTGCGGATCGTCCCGCCGACGAGTACTTCCGCCTGGAGGCCGATGGCGACTGCCGCGAGGTGTACAG GTGCGACAGCGCCGGTGAAGATGGCAGCAATCGCCTGGCACCGATTAAATGTGCCGGCGGCTTGGCGTTCGATGTTTTGCGACAGCTTTGCGATTGGAAATCGAACGTGAAGAATTGCGATGTCCAAGAAA AGCCCCGCAAGGCCAAGCCCATCCTGAAGACGGATGAGCCCATCTGTCCAGAGGGTAAGCTGTCCTGCGGCGATGGCGAGTGCCTCGACAAGGAGCTCTTCTGCAACGGCAAGCCCGATTGCAAGGACGAGTCCGATGAGAACGCCTGCT CTGTCGATGAGGATCCCAACCGTGCCCCCGAGTGCGATCCCACCCAGTGCGCCCTGCCCGATTGCTTCTGCTCGGCGGACGGAACCCGCATTCCCGGCGGAATCGAGCCCCAGCAGGTGCCCCAGATGATCACGATCACCTTCAACGGTGCCGTGAACGTGGACAACATCGATCTGTACGATGATCTCTTCAATGGCCAGCGCCAGAACCCCAACGGCTGCTCCATCAAGGGCACCTTCTTCGTCTCGCACAAGTACACCAACTACTCGGCCGTGCAGGATCTGCACCGTCGTGGCCACGAGATCTCCGTGTTCTCGCTGACGCACAAGGACGACCCCAACTACTGGTCCGGCGGTAGCTACGACGATTGGCTGGCCGAGATGGCCGGATCCCGATTGATTGTCGAGCGTTTTGCCAACATCACCGACGGCTCGATCATCGGCATGCGTGCCCCCTACCTCCGTGTGGGCGGCAACAAGCAGTTCGAGATGATGGCGGATCAGTTCTTCGTGTACGACGCCTCGATCACCGCCTCCCTGGGCCGCGTGCCCATCTGGCCCTACACCCTGTACTTCCGCATGCCCCACAAGTGCAACGGCAACGCCCACAACTGCCCCTCCCGTAGCCATCCCGTGTGGGAGATGGTGATGAACGAGCTGGATCGTCGCGACGACCCCACCTTCGATGAGTCCCTGCCCGGTTGCCACATGGTCGACTCCTGCTCGAACGTCGCCTCTGGCGAGCAGTTTGCGCGCCTCCTGCGCCACAACTTCAACCGCCACTACAACAGCAACCGTGCCCCTCTGGGTCTGCACTTCCACGCCTCGTGGCTGAAGTCCAAGAAGGAGTACCGCGACGAGCTGGTCAAGTTCATCGAGGAGATGCTGGGCCGCAACGATGTGTTCTTCGTGACCAACCTGCAGGTGATCCAGTGGATGCAGAACCCCACCGAGCTGAACTCGCTGCGCGACTTCCAGGAGTGGAAGGAGAAGTGCGATGTCAAGGGCCAGCCCTACTGCTCGCTGCCCAACGCCTGCCCCCTGACCACTCGGGAGCTGCCCGGCGAGACCCTGCGCCTGTTCACGTGCATGGAGTGCCCCAACAACTATCCCTGGATCCTCGATCCCACTGGCGACGGCTTCTCCGTCTAA
- the verm gene encoding uncharacterized protein verm isoform X1, protein MARIHWAFFVSIMCLCMAADSFTPFQTGKSQQEKLEGVDVEEVCADRPADEYFRLEADGDCREVYRCDSAGEDGSNRLAPIKCAGGLAFDVLRQLCDWKSNVKNCDVQEKPRKAKPILKTDEPICPEGKLSCGDGECLDKELFCNGKPDCKDESDENACSVDEDPNRAPECDPTQCALPDCFCSADGTRIPGGIEPQQVPQMITITFNGAVNVDNIDLYDDLFNGQRQNPNGCSIKGTFFVSHKYTNYSAVQDLHRRGHEISVFSLTHKDDPNYWSGGSYDDWLAEMAGSRLIVERFANITDGSIIGMRAPYLRVGGNKQFEMMADQFFVYDASITASLGRVPIWPYTLYFRMPHKCNGNAHNCPSRSHPVWEMVMNELDRRDDPTFDESLPGCHMVDSCSNVASGEQFARLLRHNFNRHYNSNRAPLGLHFHASWLKSKKEYRDELVKFIEEMLGRNDVFFVTNLQVIQWMQNPTELNSLRDFQEWKEKCDVKGQPYCSLPNACPLTTRELPGETLRLFTCMECPNNYPWILDPTGDGFSV, encoded by the exons ATGGCGCGTATCCACTGGGCATTCTTTGTGTCCATCATGTGCCTGTGCATGGCAGCTG ACTCATTTACTCCATTTCAAACAGGAAAATCCCAGCAGGAGAAGCTGGAGGGCGTTGACGTCGAGGAGGTCTGTGCGGATCGTCCCGCCGACGAGTACTTCCGCCTGGAGGCCGATGGCGACTGCCGCGAGGTGTACAG GTGCGACAGCGCCGGTGAAGATGGCAGCAATCGCCTGGCACCGATTAAATGTGCCGGCGGCTTGGCGTTCGATGTTTTGCGACAGCTTTGCGATTGGAAATCGAACGTGAAGAATTGCGATGTCCAAGAAA AGCCCCGCAAGGCCAAGCCCATCCTGAAGACGGATGAGCCCATCTGTCCAGAGGGTAAGCTGTCCTGCGGCGATGGCGAGTGCCTCGACAAGGAGCTCTTCTGCAACGGCAAGCCCGATTGCAAGGACGAGTCCGATGAGAACGCCTGCT CTGTCGATGAGGATCCCAACCGTGCCCCCGAGTGCGATCCCACCCAGTGCGCCCTGCCCGATTGCTTCTGCTCGGCGGACGGAACCCGCATTCCCGGCGGAATCGAGCCCCAGCAGGTGCCCCAGATGATCACGATCACCTTCAACGGTGCCGTGAACGTGGACAACATCGATCTGTACGATGATCTCTTCAATGGCCAGCGCCAGAACCCCAACGGCTGCTCCATCAAGGGCACCTTCTTCGTCTCGCACAAGTACACCAACTACTCGGCCGTGCAGGATCTGCACCGTCGTGGCCACGAGATCTCCGTGTTCTCGCTGACGCACAAGGACGACCCCAACTACTGGTCCGGCGGTAGCTACGACGATTGGCTGGCCGAGATGGCCGGATCCCGATTGATTGTCGAGCGTTTTGCCAACATCACCGACGGCTCGATCATCGGCATGCGTGCCCCCTACCTCCGTGTGGGCGGCAACAAGCAGTTCGAGATGATGGCGGATCAGTTCTTCGTGTACGACGCCTCGATCACCGCCTCCCTGGGCCGCGTGCCCATCTGGCCCTACACCCTGTACTTCCGCATGCCCCACAAGTGCAACGGCAACGCCCACAACTGCCCCTCCCGTAGCCATCCCGTGTGGGAGATGGTGATGAACGAGCTGGATCGTCGCGACGACCCCACCTTCGATGAGTCCCTGCCCGGTTGCCACATGGTCGACTCCTGCTCGAACGTCGCCTCTGGCGAGCAGTTTGCGCGCCTCCTGCGCCACAACTTCAACCGCCACTACAACAGCAACCGTGCCCCTCTGGGTCTGCACTTCCACGCCTCGTGGCTGAAGTCCAAGAAGGAGTACCGCGACGAGCTGGTCAAGTTCATCGAGGAGATGCTGGGCCGCAACGATGTGTTCTTCGTGACCAACCTGCAGGTGATCCAGTGGATGCAGAACCCCACCGAGCTGAACTCGCTGCGCGACTTCCAGGAGTGGAAGGAGAAGTGCGATGTCAAGGGCCAGCCCTACTGCTCGCTGCCCAACGCCTGCCCCCTGACCACTCGGGAGCTGCCCGGCGAGACCCTGCGCCTGTTCACGTGCATGGAGTGCCCCAACAACTATCCCTGGATCCTCGATCCCACTGGCGACGGCTTCTCCGTCTAA
- the verm gene encoding uncharacterized protein verm isoform X4, whose translation MARIHWAFFVSIMCLCMAAGKSQQEKLEGVDVEEVCADRPADEYFRLEADGDCREVYRCTKSGLKEIQCPSGLAFDVIKQTCDWKAKVTNCDEKEKPRKAKPILKTDEPICPEGKLSCGDGECLDKELFCNGKPDCKDESDENACSVDEDPNRAPECDPTQCALPDCFCSADGTRIPGGIEPQQVPQMITITFNGAVNVDNIDLYDDLFNGQRQNPNGCSIKGTFFVSHKYTNYSAVQDLHRRGHEISVFSLTHKDDPNYWSGGSYDDWLAEMAGSRLIVERFANITDGSIIGMRAPYLRVGGNKQFEMMADQFFVYDASITASLGRVPIWPYTLYFRMPHKCNGNAHNCPSRSHPVWEMVMNELDRRDDPTFDESLPGCHMVDSCSNVASGEQFARLLRHNFNRHYNSNRAPLGLHFHASWLKSKKEYRDELVKFIEEMLGRNDVFFVTNLQVIQWMQNPTELNSLRDFQEWKEKCDVKGQPYCSLPNACPLTTRELPGETLRLFTCMECPNNYPWILDPTGDGFSV comes from the exons ATGGCGCGTATCCACTGGGCATTCTTTGTGTCCATCATGTGCCTGTGCATGGCAGCTG GAAAATCCCAGCAGGAGAAGCTGGAGGGCGTTGACGTCGAGGAGGTCTGTGCGGATCGTCCCGCCGACGAGTACTTCCGCCTGGAGGCCGATGGCGACTGCCGCGAGGTGTACAG ATGTACTAAATCGGGTTTGAAAGAAATTCAGTGTCCCTCCGGTTTGGCCTTTGATGTGATCAAACAGACCTGCGACTGGAAGGCCAAGGTGACCAATTGCGATGAGAAAGAGA AGCCCCGCAAGGCCAAGCCCATCCTGAAGACGGATGAGCCCATCTGTCCAGAGGGTAAGCTGTCCTGCGGCGATGGCGAGTGCCTCGACAAGGAGCTCTTCTGCAACGGCAAGCCCGATTGCAAGGACGAGTCCGATGAGAACGCCTGCT CTGTCGATGAGGATCCCAACCGTGCCCCCGAGTGCGATCCCACCCAGTGCGCCCTGCCCGATTGCTTCTGCTCGGCGGACGGAACCCGCATTCCCGGCGGAATCGAGCCCCAGCAGGTGCCCCAGATGATCACGATCACCTTCAACGGTGCCGTGAACGTGGACAACATCGATCTGTACGATGATCTCTTCAATGGCCAGCGCCAGAACCCCAACGGCTGCTCCATCAAGGGCACCTTCTTCGTCTCGCACAAGTACACCAACTACTCGGCCGTGCAGGATCTGCACCGTCGTGGCCACGAGATCTCCGTGTTCTCGCTGACGCACAAGGACGACCCCAACTACTGGTCCGGCGGTAGCTACGACGATTGGCTGGCCGAGATGGCCGGATCCCGATTGATTGTCGAGCGTTTTGCCAACATCACCGACGGCTCGATCATCGGCATGCGTGCCCCCTACCTCCGTGTGGGCGGCAACAAGCAGTTCGAGATGATGGCGGATCAGTTCTTCGTGTACGACGCCTCGATCACCGCCTCCCTGGGCCGCGTGCCCATCTGGCCCTACACCCTGTACTTCCGCATGCCCCACAAGTGCAACGGCAACGCCCACAACTGCCCCTCCCGTAGCCATCCCGTGTGGGAGATGGTGATGAACGAGCTGGATCGTCGCGACGACCCCACCTTCGATGAGTCCCTGCCCGGTTGCCACATGGTCGACTCCTGCTCGAACGTCGCCTCTGGCGAGCAGTTTGCGCGCCTCCTGCGCCACAACTTCAACCGCCACTACAACAGCAACCGTGCCCCTCTGGGTCTGCACTTCCACGCCTCGTGGCTGAAGTCCAAGAAGGAGTACCGCGACGAGCTGGTCAAGTTCATCGAGGAGATGCTGGGCCGCAACGATGTGTTCTTCGTGACCAACCTGCAGGTGATCCAGTGGATGCAGAACCCCACCGAGCTGAACTCGCTGCGCGACTTCCAGGAGTGGAAGGAGAAGTGCGATGTCAAGGGCCAGCCCTACTGCTCGCTGCCCAACGCCTGCCCCCTGACCACTCGGGAGCTGCCCGGCGAGACCCTGCGCCTGTTCACGTGCATGGAGTGCCCCAACAACTATCCCTGGATCCTCGATCCCACTGGCGACGGCTTCTCCGTCTAA